The Streptomyces sp. NBC_00691 genome has a segment encoding these proteins:
- a CDS encoding response regulator has translation MSGVSGRVLVVDDNKVIRQLIRVNLELEGFEVVTAADGAECLDVVHRVCPDVVTLDVVMPRLDGIKTAERLRADPRTRHLPVAIISACGEHEVSGGVASGVDAFLAKPFEPAELVRVVRQLLHRERRERPEGAGPDGGEEPAAVDGCQESRRAGSTHRPH, from the coding sequence GTGTCAGGCGTGTCCGGTCGGGTGCTCGTTGTCGACGACAACAAGGTGATCCGGCAGTTGATCAGGGTCAATCTCGAACTCGAGGGGTTCGAGGTCGTGACCGCGGCCGATGGTGCCGAGTGTCTGGATGTCGTACATCGGGTCTGTCCTGATGTCGTCACCCTGGACGTCGTCATGCCCCGCTTGGACGGGATCAAGACGGCCGAGCGGCTGCGGGCCGATCCCCGGACCCGGCATCTCCCCGTCGCGATCATCAGCGCCTGCGGTGAGCACGAGGTGTCCGGCGGGGTCGCCTCCGGTGTCGACGCCTTTCTCGCCAAGCCCTTCGAGCCCGCCGAACTCGTGCGCGTCGTCCGTCAGCTGTTGCACCGCGAGCGGCGCGAGCGGCCCGAGGGGGCCGGGCCCGACGGGGGAGAGGAACCGGCCGCAGTCGACGGCTGCCAGGAATCCCGACGCGCCGGAAGCACCCACCGTCCCCACTGA
- the nrtL gene encoding ArgS-related anticodon-binding protein NrtL → MTPADLSLTVLHAVRRAVDDGALRVDVPPLVKVERARPGGVGEYASNIALTLARSAGRTALDVAGILEERLRDAPGLQEVAVTGPGFLNFTLRPDAAGELVRAVREAGDAYGNGTALTGTTVRFADLTESRALLVTETVVRLLRSQGADAGFGGDERVHVHPGAYEPDTLGADAARWALLRAAPQDRPLEGPPLLVQHERNSLFRVRYAHSRVRRLLVNAAQLGFGPAYETPVHAPELLGVLGDHPVALLTAARHRAPDRVARHLEATADALLPFQHTVLPLGDEKPSAAHRSRLALAEAAGTVLAGGLSVLGISAPERI, encoded by the coding sequence GTGACCCCCGCGGACCTCTCCCTCACCGTGCTGCACGCCGTGCGCCGCGCGGTCGACGACGGTGCGCTGCGGGTCGACGTACCCCCTCTGGTCAAGGTCGAGCGCGCTCGGCCCGGTGGTGTCGGGGAGTACGCGAGCAACATCGCCCTCACCCTCGCCAGGTCCGCCGGACGCACCGCCCTCGACGTCGCCGGGATCCTGGAGGAACGTCTCCGTGACGCCCCCGGACTGCAAGAGGTCGCGGTCACCGGGCCCGGATTCCTGAACTTCACCCTCCGCCCCGACGCCGCCGGCGAGCTCGTGCGGGCCGTCCGCGAGGCCGGGGACGCGTACGGGAACGGCACCGCCCTCACCGGGACCACCGTCCGCTTCGCCGACCTGACGGAGTCGCGCGCGCTCCTCGTCACCGAGACCGTCGTCCGGCTCCTCCGGTCCCAGGGCGCCGACGCGGGGTTCGGCGGCGACGAGCGGGTGCACGTGCACCCGGGGGCGTACGAGCCGGACACCCTGGGAGCCGACGCCGCCCGGTGGGCCCTGCTGCGGGCCGCGCCCCAGGACCGGCCCCTCGAAGGGCCGCCCCTCCTCGTCCAGCACGAGCGCAACTCCCTCTTCCGCGTGCGGTACGCCCACTCCCGGGTCCGGAGGCTGCTCGTCAACGCCGCGCAGCTCGGATTCGGGCCCGCGTACGAGACCCCCGTGCACGCACCCGAACTTCTCGGCGTCCTCGGCGACCACCCCGTCGCCCTCCTCACCGCCGCCCGCCACCGCGCCCCCGACCGGGTCGCCCGGCACCTGGAAGCCACCGCCGACGCGCTGCTCCCCTTCCAGCACACCGTTCTGCCGCTCGGCGACGAGAAACCCTCGGCCGCCCATCGTTCCCGGCTCGCGCTCGCCGAAGCCGCCGGGACGGTGCTCGCCGGTGGCCTCTCCGTGCTCGGCATCAGCGCACCCGAACGGATTTGA